A single window of Balaenoptera acutorostrata chromosome X, mBalAcu1.1, whole genome shotgun sequence DNA harbors:
- the LOC103018418 gene encoding histone H2A-Bbd type 2/3, with product MPGKRGRGGSPGRRSRTARAERSCSVSHMERLLREGHYAQRLSSSAPVSLGAIIQYLTARVLERAGHEAQNSGRRRLTPELVDVAARNNALLSGFFSTSTISQAAPAQH from the coding sequence ATGCCGGGGAAGAGGGGCCGTGGAGGGTCACCCGGTCGCCGCTCCCGCACCGCCCGAGCCGAGCGGTCCTGCTCCGTGAGCCACATGGAGCGCCTCCTGCGGGAGGGCCACTACGCCCAGCGCCTGAGCTCATCCGCACCCGTCTCCCTAGGGGCCATCATCCAGTACCTGACGGCCAGGGTCCTGGAGCGGGCGGGCCATGAGGCCCAGAACAGCGGCCGGAGGCGCCTCACTCCGGAGCTGGTGGACGTGGCGGCCCGCAACAACGCGCTGCTCAGCGGCTTCTTCAGCACTAGCACCATCTCCCAGGCGGCCCCGGCCCAGCACTAG